DNA sequence from the Suttonella indologenes genome:
TGGTATATAAGGCGGCATCCGCGCTACTTTCCAATGCGCCGCCTTCGTCGCCGCCGACTGCGCCAAGCTCGCCTTCAACAGAAATATTATAAGGACGGCACAATTCCACCACTTCTCGAGTTTGGCGGATATTGTCTTCATACGGCAATGAAGAGCCGTCAAACATAATCGATGAGAATCCGCAATCGATTGCCGCTTTAATCGTCGGCAGGGTTAAGCCGTGATCTAAATTCAGGCACACGGGAATGCCGGCTTGATGCGCTTTCTTTTTGATATATTCGGCAGCCGAAGGCAAATCGATATATTGCAAATGCACTTCCGCCACATTGATAATGACGGGCGATTGCTGCTCTTGAGCGGCGGCAAATACCGCATCGATAAAGTTCGAATCAATCGCATTAAAGGCGCCTACGGCAAATTTGTGTTCTGCGGCAAGAGCAAGCATATCTTTCAAATTAATCAGCGGCATAAAAACTCCTTATAATCGCTGCAAAGCAAATGGATAGGGGCTTCGTCTTCCTCAATGGCGGAAAAACGTCCCAGCGGATCTAAAAAACGGTTGTCGGTAAGATCGTCGTTCACCATCGAGACTTCGCCCGCCAAAACATTGCCCTCTTCCGCCCAAAAGCTGTGATAAAGCGTAGGCGGCAGACAAATGCTCTGTCTGGGATGCAGGCGGATTTTGTCGCCGGCGGCAATTTGCCGTCTTTCGCCGTCTATGCTGACTTCAATGGCACATACCTCGTCCAATAAATCCGTGATTTCATCGCGCTTATATAATTGCAGGCTTAAAACGCCGCCGCCCCGATTGATAATATCTTCCATTTTTTTCCAATGGTAATGCATCGGCGTAACTTGATTTTGCTTGACCAGCATAATTTTTTCGGCATAGGGTTTGCCGTTTTTTTCAGATTGATTGCGCAAAGTAAACAGGGTTAATCCTGTTTGCGCAAAATTGCCCAAATTAAAATCGGTCACATCCCAGCCCAAATTGGATTTCAATATTTCCGCATACGGCTCTAAGGAAAATGTCTGCCAGTCTTTTGCAGAAAATTCGGCAAATTTCGGCAAGGAAAAACGGTATTGCGCCATGATTTGCTTGGCGTCTTTAATTGCCTGATTGATTTCGGAGCGTTTCATCAAAATTTCCTTACTGGTTGAAACCCCTCCCTTTTTTAGGGAGGATAATCTTGTGGGAGAGGTGTAACCTCTTCCAATTCAGGGCAACACGTAGAGCGACGCTTTATGTGTCGCTCTGTGTGTTGAAACATTCTTATCTCCTGTAAAGGAATGTTTCCGTCTGTTTTTCGGCAACACATTCCTTATTTACTGTTTGATTGCATCGTTAAGCCGTTGCACAAGGCAACGGCTTATACTTTGCAGCTTATTTTACTGTCCAGCCTTTGTAATCTTTGATGTTATCGCGATTAATTAAGGTCACCGGAATCAAGACGGGTTTTTCCGGCGCCGCTTTGCCTTGCAAAATATCGTAGCCGATTTGCACCGCTTCCGCCGCCATGACTTGCGGATCTTGTGCCGGCGTGCCTTTGAACAAACTGTCCGCCTGCTTCAAAGCATCTTCGCCGTCAGGAGAGCCGTCCACGCCCATAATGAAAAACTCTTTGCGTTGTGCCTGTTTCGCCGCCAAGTCCGCGCCGATAGCGGTCGGGTCGTTGATGGCAAATACCGCATCGATTTTCGGATGGGCGATAAGCAAAGAAGTCATCACTTCCAAACCGCCTTCACGGCTGCCTTTCGCATTTTGATTATGGGACAAGAGATTGATGTCTTTATGTTTTGCCAAGACATCCATACAGCCTTGTACGCGGTCTTGCACGGCAGATACCGGCGGGCCGTTGATAATCACCACATTGCCTTTGGCATTGATGGTATCCACAATCGTTTGACAAGCGATTTCGCCTGCTTGGTAATTGTTAGATGTTACGGTGGCATCCGCGCCGTCAGCCGCCACATCCACCGCAACCACAACAATGCCGGCATCGCGCGCCCGCTTCACCGCAGGACCGATGCCTTTGGAATCCGCCGCATTCAGAATAATCATATCAGTTTTGGCGGCAATGAAATTATCGATTTGCGCTACTTGCTGACCTAAATCGTAGCCGCTGGAAACCGAGGTGACATTCACTTTGTCGCCCGCCAATTCTTTGGCTTTCAACTCTGCTCCTTTTGCGATTTGCACGAAGAACGGATTAGCCAAATCGCCCACGGTTACCCCGATGGATGTTAACTCTTTCGCTTGTGCAAAAGGCGCGGCAGCGAGCATGACAGAGATGACTAAGGTTTTTAATTGCATACAGAATCTCCTGTTGAGAGTAGTTAAAAAAGTGCTAATTTGATTTGCGCGTACGGTATTTGTCGATTAATACCGCCACGATAATCACAGCACCCTTAATAACGAGTTGCCAAAAATAGGACACGCCCATCAATGTCATTCCGTTATTCAATGTCGCGATAATCAGGGCGCCGACTAAGGTGCCTGTAATCGTGCCGATACCGCCGACAAAACTCGTACCGCCCAAAATGACGGCAGCAATCGCATCCAATTCATAACCGACGCCAAGATTTCCGTTAGCGCTGTACAAACGCGAAGCGCTCATCACGCCGCCCAAGCCGGACAATAAACCGCTGGCGGCATAAACGAAAATCAGGACGAAGGAAACTTTAACTCCTGTCAGACGGGCAGCCTGCAAATTGCCGCCGACCGCATAAATATGTGTGCCCAAGGTGGTGCGGCGCAGAATAAACCAACAGACCGCAATCACGGCAAAAGCGATAATCACCAACCAAGGCATCGAACCGAGATAACCGTTGCCAATCCAAGCAAAAGCGATATTGGAATTAATGACTGTGGTGCCATCCGCCGCCAAATAAGCGAAGCCACGCAGCGCGGTATAAGTGCCGAGCGTCACGATGAAAGGCGGCAATCCGGCATAGGCCACTAACAAACCGTTAAACACCCCCATACCCAAACCGGCGAGCAAAGCAATCGGAACGGCAAAATGCGCGATGGCGGGATTTAAAGAACTCACCAACGCCAAAACGGCGGTAACGCCTAATATCGAACCTACGGACAAATCGATACCGCCGGTTAAAATCACGAAAGTCATGCCTGCCGCCAAAACGATATTAATCGATGCCTGCCGCGTAATATTCATGATATTGGCTTCGGTCATAAAATTCGGCGCGATAAAAGAAAAAACCACCACAATCAGCACCAGCACAGGCAAAATACCCATGGCTTGCATGGCATCGGCTAAGACCGACTTTTTCAAACTTGGTTTCGCGGCAACATTGTCCATTTTTTACTCCTTACTGCAAAATTAGATGTTTACACCACAAGCCAGCGCCATGATGTGTTCTTGCTTAATATCCTGCCCGGCGACTTCGCCCGCAATTTCCCCTTCGCGCATCACGTAAACACGGTCGCTCATGCCTACGATTTCAGGCAACTCGCTGGAAATCATCAAAATTGCCACACCCTGCTTCGCCATTTCGGTCATCATTTTATAAATCTCGCTTTTCGCCCCCACATCTACGCCGCGCGTCGGTTCATCCAAAATAAACAGTTTCGGCTGAATCGCCATCCAGCGGGACAAGAGAACTTTTTGCTGATTGCCGCCGGACAAACCGCTCACCTCCACATTGGCATTGGGTACGCGGATATGCAGATTATTGATCGCCTGCTCGGTATCCTGTTTGCCCTTTTTCTGATTGACAATCATCATAGTGGCATCGCGTTCCAGCGTAGCGATAATCACATTTTTAAACACGTTCATATCAAGGAACAAACCTTCTTCTTTGCGGTTTTCAGGTAATAAGGCGACACGTTGGGCAATCGCATCCCGCGGCGATTTAAAGCGGATTTCCGCGCCATTGAGATAGATTTTGCCCT
Encoded proteins:
- a CDS encoding ketose 1,6-bisphosphate aldolase, whose amino-acid sequence is MPLINLKDMLALAAEHKFAVGAFNAIDSNFIDAVFAAAQEQQSPVIINVAEVHLQYIDLPSAAEYIKKKAHQAGIPVCLNLDHGLTLPTIKAAIDCGFSSIMFDGSSLPYEDNIRQTREVVELCRPYNISVEGELGAVGGDEGGALESSADAALYTKVEEAKAFVEQTGIDALAVAIGNTHGKYKGEPKLDFQRLEDINKAVGIPLVLHGGSGISAEDFRKTIELGICKINFFTGMSQAALDSLAASMKAAESGGKYNQYLIIMAHMQQAVRQTVAEQMHIFNSVNKAEHYAGT
- a CDS encoding D-lyxose/D-mannose family sugar isomerase; amino-acid sequence: MKRSEINQAIKDAKQIMAQYRFSLPKFAEFSAKDWQTFSLEPYAEILKSNLGWDVTDFNLGNFAQTGLTLFTLRNQSEKNGKPYAEKIMLVKQNQVTPMHYHWKKMEDIINRGGGVLSLQLYKRDEITDLLDEVCAIEVSIDGERRQIAAGDKIRLHPRQSICLPPTLYHSFWAEEGNVLAGEVSMVNDDLTDNRFLDPLGRFSAIEEDEAPIHLLCSDYKEFLCR
- a CDS encoding ABC transporter substrate-binding protein, whose product is MQLKTLVISVMLAAAPFAQAKELTSIGVTVGDLANPFFVQIAKGAELKAKELAGDKVNVTSVSSGYDLGQQVAQIDNFIAAKTDMIILNAADSKGIGPAVKRARDAGIVVVAVDVAADGADATVTSNNYQAGEIACQTIVDTINAKGNVVIINGPPVSAVQDRVQGCMDVLAKHKDINLLSHNQNAKGSREGGLEVMTSLLIAHPKIDAVFAINDPTAIGADLAAKQAQRKEFFIMGVDGSPDGEDALKQADSLFKGTPAQDPQVMAAEAVQIGYDILQGKAAPEKPVLIPVTLINRDNIKDYKGWTVK
- a CDS encoding ABC transporter permease subunit, which produces MDNVAAKPSLKKSVLADAMQAMGILPVLVLIVVVFSFIAPNFMTEANIMNITRQASINIVLAAGMTFVILTGGIDLSVGSILGVTAVLALVSSLNPAIAHFAVPIALLAGLGMGVFNGLLVAYAGLPPFIVTLGTYTALRGFAYLAADGTTVINSNIAFAWIGNGYLGSMPWLVIIAFAVIAVCWFILRRTTLGTHIYAVGGNLQAARLTGVKVSFVLIFVYAASGLLSGLGGVMSASRLYSANGNLGVGYELDAIAAVILGGTSFVGGIGTITGTLVGALIIATLNNGMTLMGVSYFWQLVIKGAVIIVAVLIDKYRTRKSN